A window of Pseudomonas putida genomic DNA:
CTGCTGCAGCAGCAAGAGGACGCCGGTACCTTCCTGTACTGGATCCGCAAGAAAGCCGACTGAACCGCTCTGGAACACGCCCGGCGTTACGCCTACACTGCGTTCCCCAGACAGGAGAGCGCCATGCTGATAGTTGCCGACGAGAACATCCCGCTGCTCGATGCCTTCTTCCAGGGGTTCGGCGAAATTCGCCGTTACCCGGGCCGAAGCCTCGACGCCGCCAGCGTCAAGGACGCCGACATCCTGCTGGTACGCTCGGTGACCAAGGTCGATCGCCAGTTGCTCGAAGGCAGCCGCGTACGATTTGTCGGCACCTGCACCATCGGCACCGACCACCTCGACCTGGACTACTTTGCCGAGGCCGGTATCCGCTGGAGCAGCGCGCCGGGCTGCAATGCCCGTGGTGTGGTCGATTACGTGCTGGGCAGCCTGCTGACCCTGGCCGAGCTGGATGGCGTGGCACTGCCCGAGCGCGTGTATGGCGTGGTGGGCGCGGGTGAGGTCGGTGGCCGCCTGGTGCGGGTGCTGCACGGCCTGGGGTGGAAGGTACTGGTATGCGACCCGCTGCGCCAGGCCGCCGAGGGCGGCGATTACGTCAGCCTCGAGACCATCCTGCAACAGTGCGATGTGATCAGCCTGCACACCCCCTTGCAGCGTGGCGGCGAGCACCCGACCTGGCACCTGCTGGGCCAGGCGCAGCTGGCGCAGCTGCGCCCGGGTGCGTGGCTGGTCAACGCCAGCCGTGGCCCGGTGGTGGACAACGCCGCCCTGCGCGAACTGCTGCTGAAACGCGAAGACGTGCATGCGGTGCTGGATGTGTGGGAGGGCGAGCCACAGGTCGACTTGCAACTGGCTGACCTGTGCACGCTGGCTTCGCCGCACATTGCCGGCTACAGCCTCGATGGCCGCCAGCGTGGTACGGCGCAGATCTACCAGGCGCTGTGCCGCTTTCTCGGTGTGGATGAACAGGTGCAACTGGCCGACCTGCTGCCGCGACCGCCGCTGGCGCAGATCGAGCTGGATGCCGGCACCGACCCGGCCTGGGCCTTGGCCACCCTGTGCCGCGCGGTGTACGACCCACGCCGCGACGATGCCGATTTCCGTCGTAGCCTCAGCGACGACCCGCAGCAACAGCGTGCAGCGTTCGACCAGTTGCGCAAGCAGTACCCGCCGCGGCGCGAGATCGAGGGGCTGGCGGTGCGCTTGCGCGGGGAGTCACCGCAGTTGGCGCAGTTGGTCAGTGCCTTGGGTGGGGTGTTGGTCTGACAGCCTTTTGAAAGCTGTACCGGCCTCTTCGCGGGCTTGCCTGCTCCCACAGGGCCCCCATAGACCCTGAGGTCAATGGGGGACCTGTGGGAGCGGGCAAGCCCGCGAAGAAGGTTGAGCTGGTCTGTCAGGATTGCCCAAGGCAAATAAAAACCCGGCGCAAGCGCCGGGTTGCAAGAATTCGCCGATCAACCTTTGCGTACGCGCTCGACCCGGCTCTCTTCCAGGGCCTTGCAGGCCTGCTGGATCATCTGCTCGGTGATCGGTACTTCGCGCCCCTGGGCGTCGATGATCGAGCCGCACACCTGAGGTTGTGGGGTGGTCCGGGGCTTCTGGTTGTCGCTGCCATGCTGCAAGCTCATGTATTGTCTCCTCATCAGGTTCAAGCGCAGGATAACCCTGTGCCGTGACTGGCCTGTGACAGTGCCTGCAGGGTCACGGCAGGCACAGTCCAGCAGAAACGGCCGTGAAGCTCCATAGCGTGCTTAGACCGATACGCTATAGCAACCTTGCAAGGCTTCCCCGAACCTGGATGAGTGGTAGGCTGCGGATTCCCCACCATAGTGGTCCGTGCCATGCCCGAATCGGTTTCCTCGCGTCAACGCCGCGCCTTGCGCCTGGGTTGGCACTTCGTCCGCCCGTACCGTCGCCAGGTGCTGCTGGCCTTGCTTGCCTTGGTAGTCACCGCCGGCATCACCCTGTCGATGGGCCAGGGCATCCGCCTGCTGGTGGACCAGGGCTTCATGACCCGCTCTGCGCATCAGCTCAACCAGACCATCGGGCTGTTCCTGCTGCTGGTGTTGGCCCTGGCGGTGGGGACCTTCAGCCGCTTCTACCTGGTGTCGTGGATTGGCGAGCGCTGCGTGGCCGATATCCGTCGGGCCGTGTTCGACCACCTGATCGGCTTGCATCCCGGGTTTTTCGAAGACAACCGCAGCTCCGAGATCCAGTCGCGCCTGACCGCTGACACCACCTTGCTGCAATCGGTAATCGGTTCATCGCTGTCGATGTTCCTGCGCAACGCGTTGATGGTGATTGGTGGCGTGGTGTTGCTGTTCATCACCAACCCCAAGCTCACCAGCATCGTGGTAGTAGCGCTGCCGCTGGTGCTCGCGCCGATCCTGCTGTTCGGCCGCCGGGTACGCAGCCTGTCGCGGCAGAGCCAGGACCGGGTGGCCGATGTGGGCAGCTATGTGGCCGAGACCCTCGGGCAGATCAAGACTGTACAGGCCTACAACCACCAGGCGCACGACCGCGAGCTGTTCGCCGTCACGGTCGAAGCGGCGTTTGCCGTGGCCCGGCAGCGGATAGCCCAGCGTGCGTGGCTTATCACCCTGGTGATCGTGCTGGTGCTGGGGGCGGTGGGGGTGATGTTATGGGTTGGCGGCATGGATGTGATCGCCGGGCGCATTTCCGCAGGCGAACTGGCGGCCTTCGTGTTCTACAGCCTGATCGTCGGCAGTGCCTTCGGCACCCTCAGCGAGGTGATCGGCGAGTTGCAGCGGGCGGCGGGCGCGGCCGAACGCATTGCCGAACTGTTGGCGGCGCGCAGTGCAATCCTGCCGCCCGCCGTGGCGCAGGTGCTGCCGCAGCAGCGGGCCAGTGGGCGTATCGAACTGCAGCAGTTGGTGTTCGCTTACCCGTCACGCCCCTCGGTGGCGGCTGTGGATGGCCTGAGCCTGGCCATCGAACCGGGGCAGACCGTGGCGCTGGTAGGGCCCTCGGGCGCGGGCAAGTCGACCTTGTTCGATTTGTTGCTGCGCTTCTATGACCCCCAGCAAGGGCGCATCCTGCTCGATGGCCGGGCGATTGCCGAACTCGAACCCGATCAACTGCGCCAGCAGTTCGCCCTGGTGGCACAAAACCCTTCGCTGTTTCGCGGTACGGTCGAGGCCAACATCCGCTACGGCCGGCCCGAGGCGACCCTGGCCGAGGTCGAGGCAGCGGCCCGTGGTGCTCATGCCGACGCATTCATCCGGCAACTGCCGCAGGGCTACCAGACACCGTTGGGCGAGGGTGGCATCGGTCTGTCTGGCGGGCAGCGACAACGCCTGGCCATCGCCCGTGCGTTGCTGGTCGATGCACCGATCCTGTTGCTGGACGAAGCCACCAGCGCTCTCGACGCGCAAAGCGAACACCTGATCCAGCAGGCGTTGCCCAGCCTGATGGCCGGGCGCACCACCCTGGTGATCGCTCATCGCCTGGCGACTGTACAACATGCCGACCGTATCGCGGTCATCGACAAGGGCCGGCTGGTGGCAGTGGGGACGCATCGCCAGTTGATCGAAGAAAGCCCGCTTTATGCGCGGCTGGCGGCCTTGCAGTTCACCACAGGGTAGTAAGTAGCGGCCTTGTAACATTTCTGTAGTATTTGCCTGAGAGTATCTGGCTCAACTGTTGCGTAAGTGCTCGACCTGGCTGCCATTGCTTGATGGCAGCCTTTTTTTGGCCTGCCAGTAACCGGGCTGCGTTGCACCCTGTTGCCAACCTGCGCGGCCCCCGGTCTTCCCCCTGTTTTCCGAGATCCAAGATGCTGCGTAAATCCCTCAGAGTGCAAATTCTCTCCCTGCTTGGCGGCAGTCTGGTGGCGATGTTGCTGATCGCCCTGGTGTGCTTCCAGTTCCTCTCGTCCAGCGTGCGCGGCTACGCCGAGCTGGTCGACGGGCCGCTGCGGGCCTCGCAATTGATCGACGAAGCCAACCTGCAGTTCAAGATCCAGGTGCAGGAATGGAAGAACGTGCTGTTGCGCGGGCGCCAGCCGGCTGGACCTGGACAAGTACTGGCAGCAGTTCCAGGCGCGCGAGCAGCAGGTGCAGCAACTGCTCGGGCAATTGATCGACAGCAGCGACGCCAGGCTCAAGGCGCAGTTGCAGCAATTGCGTGACAGCCATCGGCAGCTGGGCCAGGCCTACGCGCAAGGGCGCCAGGCATTTCTGGCGGCGGGCGGCGACCCGGTTGCCGGCGACCAGGCGGTCAAGGGCGTGGACCGCGCTGCCAGCGAACAGATGAGCGAACTGGTCGAGCAACTGCGTGCCGATGCCCATCAGCAAGCCGCCAGCCTTAGTGCCGGTGCCGAGCGCACGGTATGGCTGGGCTTGCTGGTGATGTTGGCCTCAGCGCTGTTGGTGGGGCTGCTCAGCCTGTGGCTGGTCAACCGCAGCCTGATCGAGCCGATCCGGCAGTTGATCGAGTATGTCGCGCAACTTAGCCAGGGCCGCTTTGCTGCCCGGGTAGACAGCCGTCGCGAGGACGAACTGGGTCGCCTG
This region includes:
- the pdxB gene encoding 4-phosphoerythronate dehydrogenase PdxB is translated as MLIVADENIPLLDAFFQGFGEIRRYPGRSLDAASVKDADILLVRSVTKVDRQLLEGSRVRFVGTCTIGTDHLDLDYFAEAGIRWSSAPGCNARGVVDYVLGSLLTLAELDGVALPERVYGVVGAGEVGGRLVRVLHGLGWKVLVCDPLRQAAEGGDYVSLETILQQCDVISLHTPLQRGGEHPTWHLLGQAQLAQLRPGAWLVNASRGPVVDNAALRELLLKREDVHAVLDVWEGEPQVDLQLADLCTLASPHIAGYSLDGRQRGTAQIYQALCRFLGVDEQVQLADLLPRPPLAQIELDAGTDPAWALATLCRAVYDPRRDDADFRRSLSDDPQQQRAAFDQLRKQYPPRREIEGLAVRLRGESPQLAQLVSALGGVLV
- a CDS encoding ABC transporter transmembrane domain-containing protein, with the translated sequence MPESVSSRQRRALRLGWHFVRPYRRQVLLALLALVVTAGITLSMGQGIRLLVDQGFMTRSAHQLNQTIGLFLLLVLALAVGTFSRFYLVSWIGERCVADIRRAVFDHLIGLHPGFFEDNRSSEIQSRLTADTTLLQSVIGSSLSMFLRNALMVIGGVVLLFITNPKLTSIVVVALPLVLAPILLFGRRVRSLSRQSQDRVADVGSYVAETLGQIKTVQAYNHQAHDRELFAVTVEAAFAVARQRIAQRAWLITLVIVLVLGAVGVMLWVGGMDVIAGRISAGELAAFVFYSLIVGSAFGTLSEVIGELQRAAGAAERIAELLAARSAILPPAVAQVLPQQRASGRIELQQLVFAYPSRPSVAAVDGLSLAIEPGQTVALVGPSGAGKSTLFDLLLRFYDPQQGRILLDGRAIAELEPDQLRQQFALVAQNPSLFRGTVEANIRYGRPEATLAEVEAAARGAHADAFIRQLPQGYQTPLGEGGIGLSGGQRQRLAIARALLVDAPILLLDEATSALDAQSEHLIQQALPSLMAGRTTLVIAHRLATVQHADRIAVIDKGRLVAVGTHRQLIEESPLYARLAALQFTTG